One Loxodonta africana isolate mLoxAfr1 chromosome 15, mLoxAfr1.hap2, whole genome shotgun sequence genomic window carries:
- the LOC135227744 gene encoding olfactory receptor 8G50-like translates to MAAGNHSMVTEFILAGLTEKPELQLPLFLFFLGAYVITVMGNLGMITLIGFSSDLHTPMYYFLSSLSFIDLCQSTVITPKMLLNFVTEKNTISYPECMTQLYFFIVFAIAECHMLAVMAYDRYTAICNPLLYNVNMCYQVCSWLVIEVYTMSLIGATAHTGCMLRVVFCKAKIINHYFCDVFPLLELLCSSTYINEVVVLCFTVFNILAPTLAILGSYVSIIANILKISSTEGRSKAFSTCSSHILAVTLFYGSIAFMYLQPSNVSSMDQSKVSSVFYTIIVPMLNPLIYSLRNKDVKVALNKIIKKRLFCVSKGV, encoded by the coding sequence ATGGCAGCAGGAAATCATTCCATGGTGACTGAGTTCATTCTTGCAGGGCTGACAGAAAAGCCAGAACTCCAGCtccccctctttcttttcttcctaggagCCTATGTGATCACAGTGATGGGGAACCTGGGCATGATCACACTGATTGGGTTCAGCTCTGacctgcacacccccatgtactatttcctcagcagTTTGTCCTTCATTGATCTCTGCCAATCCACTGTCATTACTCCCAAAATGCTGCTGAActttgtgacagagaagaacacgATTTCTTACCCTGAATGCATGACTCAGCtctatttctttattgtttttgctATTGCAGAGTGTCatatgctggctgtgatggcatATGATCGATACACTGCCATTTGTAACCCATTGCTTTACAATGTCAACATGTGTTATCAGGTCTGCTCCTGGTTGGTAATTGAGGTATATACGATGAGTTTGATTGGTGCTACAGCTCACACAGGTTGTATGCTAAGAGTGGTTTTCTGCAAGGCTAAAATAATCAACCATTACTTCTGTGATGTTTTTCCACTACTGGAGCTCTTGTGCTCCAGCACTTATATCAATGAAGTGGTAGTTTTGTGCTTcactgtatttaatattcttgcaCCAACCTTGGCCATCCTTGGCTCCTATGTCTCTATCATTGCCAACATCCTGAAGATCAGCTCCACTGAGGGCaggtccaaagccttcagtacATGCAGCTCCCACATCTTGGCTGTTACACTCTTCTATGGTTCTATAGCATTCATGTACCTGCAACCATCAAATGTCAGCTCCATGGACCAAAGCAAAGTGTCTTCTGTGTTTTATACCATTATTGTGCCAATGCTGAACCCTCTGATCTAtagcctgaggaataaggatgtcaaagtTGCTCTCAATAAAATCATTAAGAAAAGATTATTTTGCGTTAGCAAAGGTGTATAA